Proteins from a single region of Cydia pomonella isolate Wapato2018A chromosome 13, ilCydPomo1, whole genome shotgun sequence:
- the LOC133524428 gene encoding uncharacterized protein LOC133524428 isoform X1, with the protein MDDSSLCSNYKNEKISLKISKDLNNHNWLVNGSQTHRCKHNKRKGTKKVPKKAPKTRESLKVRLPIRIWDAMQEQNARFNTPTSNKTVAHRFSQSPDPPATFPMPSSPTSLRMIRHPVPTSKGRMSFADKLEQIVKVPKLIIPPKTTFQRSTGMPLIPGDIPPTKAPANDPEKNKTEESIIANILKTPAETCLLNSTSESPMPMKHKLPFTVVPHRGSYIKKTTNPLNKENTRTQAEKETQTEKCFIVTEEEIQILEIVKNSGLSSEEIQNYLVNCKKEKEKKSDEKIIDIEDDSEEDANDLYAKLMKHSTNNKFVLNKIAKILQKSNSSISTPLTPPNEPPSNPLSASTAPITAIGTPSEHFMPSPITAAGAVADTLKPAFNPQNLEANDLQKGFAVSAMLLQMGFRIVRIEPQTQGTQTEENRENNKRRKIQSNTNENHTVNELMGHYKQNVQRPPVVPILPSQELPAPVPQMQDMPVFQPHNSPHQQQPQQQPQQYASEHIERPAQYYPHMSSFIAHQRGQNTATRNPHLSSTAAHNPLEHNRNTNTFSTSQTPVQMQNQAQLYPNNQRRQSLVGQPHLSRVMSTREANMHGSQVQQACWGYTHYYDRQGYPQRHQ; encoded by the exons ATGGACGATTCTTCCCTGTGTTCTAattataaaaatgagaaaataaGTTTAAAGATTTCAAAGGacttaaataatcataattggCTAGTTAATGGAAGCCAGACCCATCGATgcaaacataataaaagaaaaGGTACAAAGAAGGTGCCAAAAAAGGCGCCAAAGACGAGAGAATCTTTAAAAGTCCGCCTGCCGATTCG aATTTGGGACGCCATGCAAGAACAGAATGCACGGTTTAATACGCCGACATCCAACAAAACGGTTGCACATCGGTTCTCTCAATCACCAGATCCACCGGCTACATTCCCCATGCCTTCGAGTCCCACGAGCTTGAGGATGATCCGCCATCCCGTCCCCACCAGCAAGGGTCGGATGTCGTTCGCTGATAAATTGGAGCAGATTGTTAAGGTCCCTAAATTAATAATACCACCTAAAACGACATTTCAAAGGTCGACCGGTATGCCACTCATACCTGGAGATATACCTCCTACTAAAGCACCCGCAAATGATccggaaaaaaataaaactgaagAATCGATAATTGCAAACATACTCAAAACACCTGCGGAAACGTGCTTATTAAACAGTACCAGTGAATCTCCGATGCCTATGAAACACAAGTTACCATTTACAGTAGTCCCACACAGGGGcagttacattaaaaaaacaactaacCCGCTAAACAAAGAAAATACTCGTACACAGGCTGAAAAAGAAACCCAAACcgaaaaatgttttattgtaaCTGAGGAAGAAATTCAAATCCTAGAGATAGTAAAAAACAGTGGCTTGTCGAGTGAAGAAATACAAAATTATCTTGTCAATTGCAAGAAggagaaagaaaagaaaagcgATGAAAAGATTATAGACATAGAAGATGATTCTGAAGAAGATGCAAATGATTTGTATGCCAAACTAATGAAGCACAGTACTAACAACAAGTTTGTGCTTAACAAAATTGCTAAGATATTGCAAAAGAGCAATAGTTCAATTAGTACGCCATTGACGCCTCCTAACGAACCGCCATCCAATCCCCTTTCCGCATCTACCGCCCCCATCACTGCAATAGGTACCCCATCAGAGCACTTCATGCCGAGCCCCATAACTGCAGCTGGTGCAGTGGCAGATACATTAAAACCCGCATTTAATCCGCAAAATTTAGAGGCTAATGATCTACAAAAAGGTTTTGCGGTATCAGCTATGTTACTTCAGATGGGTTTTCGCATTGTTCGAATAGAACCGCAGACTCAAGGGACTCAAACAGAAGAAAATAGAGAAAAcaataaaagaagaaaaatccaATCTAACACAAATGAGAATCACACTGTTAATGAATTGATGGGTCATTATAAGCAGAACGTCCAACGCCCGCCTGTGGTTCCCATCTTACCGTCTCAGGAGTTACCTGCGCCGGTGCCCCAAATGCAGGATATGCCAGTATTCCAGCCACACAATTCGCCGCACCAGCAGCAACCACAGCAGCAACCTCAGCAGTATGCTTCCGAGCATATCGAGCGGCCGGCGCAGTACTACCCGCACATGAGCAGTTTCATAGCACACCAGCGTGGTCAGAATACTGCGACGAGGAACCCCCATTTGAGTTCAACAGCAGCACATAACCCCTTGGAGCACAATCGAAATACCAATACATTCAGTACATCACAAACA CCAGTCCAAATGCAAAATCAAGCCCAGCTGTACCCCAATAACCAAAGaaggcagagcttagtcgggcagCCCCACCTCTCGCGAGTGATGTCCACCCGCGAGGCCAACATGCATGGTTCGCAAGTCCAGCAAGCGTGCTGGGGCTACACGCATTATTACGATAGACAGGGCTACCCTCAGAGACACCAGTAG
- the LOC133524428 gene encoding uncharacterized protein LOC133524428 isoform X2, producing MQEQNARFNTPTSNKTVAHRFSQSPDPPATFPMPSSPTSLRMIRHPVPTSKGRMSFADKLEQIVKVPKLIIPPKTTFQRSTGMPLIPGDIPPTKAPANDPEKNKTEESIIANILKTPAETCLLNSTSESPMPMKHKLPFTVVPHRGSYIKKTTNPLNKENTRTQAEKETQTEKCFIVTEEEIQILEIVKNSGLSSEEIQNYLVNCKKEKEKKSDEKIIDIEDDSEEDANDLYAKLMKHSTNNKFVLNKIAKILQKSNSSISTPLTPPNEPPSNPLSASTAPITAIGTPSEHFMPSPITAAGAVADTLKPAFNPQNLEANDLQKGFAVSAMLLQMGFRIVRIEPQTQGTQTEENRENNKRRKIQSNTNENHTVNELMGHYKQNVQRPPVVPILPSQELPAPVPQMQDMPVFQPHNSPHQQQPQQQPQQYASEHIERPAQYYPHMSSFIAHQRGQNTATRNPHLSSTAAHNPLEHNRNTNTFSTSQTPVQMQNQAQLYPNNQRRQSLVGQPHLSRVMSTREANMHGSQVQQACWGYTHYYDRQGYPQRHQ from the exons ATGCAAGAACAGAATGCACGGTTTAATACGCCGACATCCAACAAAACGGTTGCACATCGGTTCTCTCAATCACCAGATCCACCGGCTACATTCCCCATGCCTTCGAGTCCCACGAGCTTGAGGATGATCCGCCATCCCGTCCCCACCAGCAAGGGTCGGATGTCGTTCGCTGATAAATTGGAGCAGATTGTTAAGGTCCCTAAATTAATAATACCACCTAAAACGACATTTCAAAGGTCGACCGGTATGCCACTCATACCTGGAGATATACCTCCTACTAAAGCACCCGCAAATGATccggaaaaaaataaaactgaagAATCGATAATTGCAAACATACTCAAAACACCTGCGGAAACGTGCTTATTAAACAGTACCAGTGAATCTCCGATGCCTATGAAACACAAGTTACCATTTACAGTAGTCCCACACAGGGGcagttacattaaaaaaacaactaacCCGCTAAACAAAGAAAATACTCGTACACAGGCTGAAAAAGAAACCCAAACcgaaaaatgttttattgtaaCTGAGGAAGAAATTCAAATCCTAGAGATAGTAAAAAACAGTGGCTTGTCGAGTGAAGAAATACAAAATTATCTTGTCAATTGCAAGAAggagaaagaaaagaaaagcgATGAAAAGATTATAGACATAGAAGATGATTCTGAAGAAGATGCAAATGATTTGTATGCCAAACTAATGAAGCACAGTACTAACAACAAGTTTGTGCTTAACAAAATTGCTAAGATATTGCAAAAGAGCAATAGTTCAATTAGTACGCCATTGACGCCTCCTAACGAACCGCCATCCAATCCCCTTTCCGCATCTACCGCCCCCATCACTGCAATAGGTACCCCATCAGAGCACTTCATGCCGAGCCCCATAACTGCAGCTGGTGCAGTGGCAGATACATTAAAACCCGCATTTAATCCGCAAAATTTAGAGGCTAATGATCTACAAAAAGGTTTTGCGGTATCAGCTATGTTACTTCAGATGGGTTTTCGCATTGTTCGAATAGAACCGCAGACTCAAGGGACTCAAACAGAAGAAAATAGAGAAAAcaataaaagaagaaaaatccaATCTAACACAAATGAGAATCACACTGTTAATGAATTGATGGGTCATTATAAGCAGAACGTCCAACGCCCGCCTGTGGTTCCCATCTTACCGTCTCAGGAGTTACCTGCGCCGGTGCCCCAAATGCAGGATATGCCAGTATTCCAGCCACACAATTCGCCGCACCAGCAGCAACCACAGCAGCAACCTCAGCAGTATGCTTCCGAGCATATCGAGCGGCCGGCGCAGTACTACCCGCACATGAGCAGTTTCATAGCACACCAGCGTGGTCAGAATACTGCGACGAGGAACCCCCATTTGAGTTCAACAGCAGCACATAACCCCTTGGAGCACAATCGAAATACCAATACATTCAGTACATCACAAACA CCAGTCCAAATGCAAAATCAAGCCCAGCTGTACCCCAATAACCAAAGaaggcagagcttagtcgggcagCCCCACCTCTCGCGAGTGATGTCCACCCGCGAGGCCAACATGCATGGTTCGCAAGTCCAGCAAGCGTGCTGGGGCTACACGCATTATTACGATAGACAGGGCTACCCTCAGAGACACCAGTAG